From Haemorhous mexicanus isolate bHaeMex1 chromosome 2, bHaeMex1.pri, whole genome shotgun sequence, the proteins below share one genomic window:
- the HHLA2 gene encoding HERV-H LTR-associating protein 2 isoform X1, with protein MKGRNIPAVVICLFHISATLWDFTEQEEVTGLFSKDCILPCRFPPGHDEVIHWSKEDKNVHSYYQQKDQLGEQDPPYRLRTHLFHENIPSGNASLKLSNLTMADEGSYTCYVGTAQHRTEVEVQLHVKAPSSYALEYQKTNTERRLKCYAFLTYPAPTISWVQGRISIRETDREETSNGVLSSLRSDKDIINVTDTYYCHIHLDREVWGAEWKMQDHLSKVEGESTIIPCEYGLDTESTDAFSVVWTLHRNAVTSVLASFNGTSHSHQPRVQVNESDFSLRLDHLTAGDSGEYLCNISTPLYTKLAVTTLHVEKKEKRNHMNTNTLTYRKKIVLCTQILLTLVMKRTKSSSTFHFELQ; from the exons atgaaaggaCGGAACATACCAGCTGTCGTGATCTGTTTATTTCACATCAGTGCTACACTTTGGG ATTTTACAGAACAGGAAGAAGTAACAGGGCTGTTTTCCAAGGATTGCATCCTCCCTTGTCGTTTCCCACCTGGGCATGATGAAGTAATTCACTGGAGCAAAGAGGACAAAAATGTGCACAGTTACTATCAGCAGAAGGATCAGCTGGGAGAACAAGATCCACCTTACAGACTCAGAACACACCTTTTCCATGAGAACATCCCTAGTGGAAATGCCTCCTTGAAACTTAGTAACCTGACCATGGCTGATGAGGGCTCTTATACCTGCTATGTGGGAACAGCGCAACATCGAACAGAAGTGGAAGTGCAGCTACACGTTAAAG CTCCTTCTTCTTATGCACTGGAATACCAAAAGACAAACACAGAAAGGAGACTGAAGTGCTATGCTTTTCTCACTTATCCAGCACCAACTATATCTTGGGTACAGGGCAGAATATCCATCCGAGAGACAGATCGGGAGGAAACTAGTAATGGAGTTCTCTCTTCTCTTAGAAGTGACAAGGACATTATAAATGTGACAGATACTTATTACTGTCACATTCATTTGGATCGTGAAGTGTGGGGTGCTGAATGGAAGATGCAAG ACCACCTGTCTAAGGTGGAAGGAGAGAGCACCATAATTCCTTGTGAATACGGCCTTGACACTGAAAGCACTGACGCTTTCAGTGTTGTCTGGACATTACACAGAAACGCAGTGACCTCAGTCCTGGCCTCCTTCAATGGCACATCTCACTCTCACCAGCCTCGAGTCCAGGTTAACGAAAGTGACTTTTCGCTGAGGTTGGATCATCTTACTGCAGGCGACAGTGGAGAATATCTGTGTAATATTTCAACACCTCTCTACACAAAACTTGCTGTGACAACTTTGCACGTCG aaaaaaaagaaaagaggaatcATATGAACACGAACACCTTGACATACAGGAAGAAAATAGTTCTCTGCACACAGATACTACTGACTCTGGTGATGAAAAGAACAAAGAGTTCCTCCACCTTCCACTTTGAGTTACAATAA
- the HHLA2 gene encoding HERV-H LTR-associating protein 2 isoform X3: MKGRNIPAVVICLFHISATLWDFTEQEEVTGLFSKDCILPCRFPPGHDEVIHWSKEDKNVHSYYQQKDQLGEQDPPYRLRTHLFHENIPSGNASLKLSNLTMADEGSYTCYVGTAQHRTEVEVQLHVKAPSSYALEYQKTNTERRLKCYAFLTYPAPTISWVQGRISIRETDREETSNGVLSSLRSDKDIINVTDTYYCHIHLDREVWGAEWKMQDHLSKVEGESTIIPCEYGLDTESTDAFSVVWTLHRNAVTSVLASFNGTSHSHQPRVQVNESDFSLRLDHLTAGDSGEYLCNISTPLYTKLAVTTLHVENSGNTGKVVLGVLGAVAIAVAIAVVLCYLKKKKKRGII; this comes from the exons atgaaaggaCGGAACATACCAGCTGTCGTGATCTGTTTATTTCACATCAGTGCTACACTTTGGG ATTTTACAGAACAGGAAGAAGTAACAGGGCTGTTTTCCAAGGATTGCATCCTCCCTTGTCGTTTCCCACCTGGGCATGATGAAGTAATTCACTGGAGCAAAGAGGACAAAAATGTGCACAGTTACTATCAGCAGAAGGATCAGCTGGGAGAACAAGATCCACCTTACAGACTCAGAACACACCTTTTCCATGAGAACATCCCTAGTGGAAATGCCTCCTTGAAACTTAGTAACCTGACCATGGCTGATGAGGGCTCTTATACCTGCTATGTGGGAACAGCGCAACATCGAACAGAAGTGGAAGTGCAGCTACACGTTAAAG CTCCTTCTTCTTATGCACTGGAATACCAAAAGACAAACACAGAAAGGAGACTGAAGTGCTATGCTTTTCTCACTTATCCAGCACCAACTATATCTTGGGTACAGGGCAGAATATCCATCCGAGAGACAGATCGGGAGGAAACTAGTAATGGAGTTCTCTCTTCTCTTAGAAGTGACAAGGACATTATAAATGTGACAGATACTTATTACTGTCACATTCATTTGGATCGTGAAGTGTGGGGTGCTGAATGGAAGATGCAAG ACCACCTGTCTAAGGTGGAAGGAGAGAGCACCATAATTCCTTGTGAATACGGCCTTGACACTGAAAGCACTGACGCTTTCAGTGTTGTCTGGACATTACACAGAAACGCAGTGACCTCAGTCCTGGCCTCCTTCAATGGCACATCTCACTCTCACCAGCCTCGAGTCCAGGTTAACGAAAGTGACTTTTCGCTGAGGTTGGATCATCTTACTGCAGGCGACAGTGGAGAATATCTGTGTAATATTTCAACACCTCTCTACACAAAACTTGCTGTGACAACTTTGCACGTCG aaaattcaggTAACACTGGGAAAGTTGTGCTAGGAGTGCTTGGTGCTGTGGCAATAGCAGTGGCAATAGCAGTGGTACTTTGCTATCTCAAG aaaaaaaagaaaagaggaatcATATGA
- the HHLA2 gene encoding HERV-H LTR-associating protein 2 isoform X2 has protein sequence MKGRNIPAVVICLFHISATLWDFTEQEEVTGLFSKDCILPCRFPPGHDEVIHWSKEDKNVHSYYQQKDQLGEQDPPYRLRTHLFHENIPSGNASLKLSNLTMADEGSYTCYVGTAQHRTEVEVQLHVKAPSSYALEYQKTNTERRLKCYAFLTYPAPTISWVQGRISIRETDREETSNGVLSSLRSDKDIINVTDTYYCHIHLDREVWGAEWKMQDHLSKVEGESTIIPCEYGLDTESTDAFSVVWTLHRNAVTSVLASFNGTSHSHQPRVQVNESDFSLRLDHLTAGDSGEYLCNISTPLYTKLAVTTLHVENSGNTGKVVLGVLGAVAIAVAIAVVLCYLKIFTCMLLIKQL, from the exons atgaaaggaCGGAACATACCAGCTGTCGTGATCTGTTTATTTCACATCAGTGCTACACTTTGGG ATTTTACAGAACAGGAAGAAGTAACAGGGCTGTTTTCCAAGGATTGCATCCTCCCTTGTCGTTTCCCACCTGGGCATGATGAAGTAATTCACTGGAGCAAAGAGGACAAAAATGTGCACAGTTACTATCAGCAGAAGGATCAGCTGGGAGAACAAGATCCACCTTACAGACTCAGAACACACCTTTTCCATGAGAACATCCCTAGTGGAAATGCCTCCTTGAAACTTAGTAACCTGACCATGGCTGATGAGGGCTCTTATACCTGCTATGTGGGAACAGCGCAACATCGAACAGAAGTGGAAGTGCAGCTACACGTTAAAG CTCCTTCTTCTTATGCACTGGAATACCAAAAGACAAACACAGAAAGGAGACTGAAGTGCTATGCTTTTCTCACTTATCCAGCACCAACTATATCTTGGGTACAGGGCAGAATATCCATCCGAGAGACAGATCGGGAGGAAACTAGTAATGGAGTTCTCTCTTCTCTTAGAAGTGACAAGGACATTATAAATGTGACAGATACTTATTACTGTCACATTCATTTGGATCGTGAAGTGTGGGGTGCTGAATGGAAGATGCAAG ACCACCTGTCTAAGGTGGAAGGAGAGAGCACCATAATTCCTTGTGAATACGGCCTTGACACTGAAAGCACTGACGCTTTCAGTGTTGTCTGGACATTACACAGAAACGCAGTGACCTCAGTCCTGGCCTCCTTCAATGGCACATCTCACTCTCACCAGCCTCGAGTCCAGGTTAACGAAAGTGACTTTTCGCTGAGGTTGGATCATCTTACTGCAGGCGACAGTGGAGAATATCTGTGTAATATTTCAACACCTCTCTACACAAAACTTGCTGTGACAACTTTGCACGTCG aaaattcaggTAACACTGGGAAAGTTGTGCTAGGAGTGCTTGGTGCTGTGGCAATAGCAGTGGCAATAGCAGTGGTACTTTGCTATCTCAAG ATATTCACTTGCATGCTGCTTATTAAACAGTTGTAA